One stretch of Cheilinus undulatus linkage group 5, ASM1832078v1, whole genome shotgun sequence DNA includes these proteins:
- the c5h2orf68 gene encoding UPF0561 protein C2orf68 homolog, with translation MDILGDDESHELKYKPGGRLDMSHGFLHHIRRNQIARDDYDKEVKQAKELQRRRHTTIPRRPRRPDIQVYHPRRRHGSEPGVGAEAEEWNESGSSTETETHGTELFWLDYQADSGSITSVLVHKEDKPEKVVERVAEKNILDSAMKAALETRIKKEIDKRRDKR, from the exons ATGGATATTTTAGGGGACGATGAATCACATGAGCTGAAATACAAACCTGGAGGCCGTTTGGATATGAGCCACGGCTTCCTGCACCATATCCGGAGGAACCAGATTGCTAG GGATGATTACGATAAGGAGGTGAAACAGGCCAAAGAGCTTCAACGGCGGCGGCACACAACGATCCCACGGCGACCCCGGCGGCCCGACATCCAAGTGTACCATCCCAGACGCAGAC ATGGATCAGAGCCGGGCGTGGGTGCAGAGGCCGAAGAGTGGAACGAGAGCGGGTCAAGCACGGAAACAGAGACTCATGGGACCGAACTGTTCTGGCTGGACTATCAGGCCGACTCTGGCTCCATCACCTCCGTCCTTGTACACAAG GAGGATAAGCCTGAGAAGGTGGTGGAACGCGTAGCAGAAAAGAACATCCTGGATTCAGCCATGAAGGCAGCTCTAGAAACTcgaattaaaaaggaaatagaCAAAAGACGAGACAAACGCTGA